The window GGggtaaaagttataaaagttgatcttgagaattaattaatctaaGTGATTTGTCTTCTTTATAATTGTGATCACATCCCAAATGAGAAAATAATCCTGCTTAAgaacaatgttttttttttaataaatttgcaATCATGGTCAAATCTcatcaaataataatagatttatttttgacaaagagtacattttatttagtataaaatgtGACTAATTTTTGCGATTGTTTGAACGTTTAATTTGAATACTCCAACTTATCAATTGGAATATTTTTagtcaatatataataattcttttgaaaaaaaaaagagaaaaggaACTATAGGGTATATGTTCCATTTGAGACGCATGCATTATTGTGaccaattttgattatttgaaagaCCTTTAGGTACAAAGTCAAATTTCCTAATGGAGGATGGGATGTGAAATGAGAAGAGCTTGATATGTTTGGCAAAATATATGGTGTAATTAATTGATTGTTATATGCTTTTTTCCGTTGAAACTTTCTAGGATAagtaaacatgtttttttaatattgttagcataattttaatttttatataatcgcGTTTTaagtgttttgtttttttaaattctttagtTCTAAAAGAAATTTAGTATAACAAATTAAGTTTGATTctggttaaaaatattttcaattaaataaaagttattgacaataaaagtaatattagtTGCTCAAAAATGAACTAGATCAAGCTCTTAATTCAAATATTGTTGTAATAGATCTATTTATGAAGtgtgggtatttatttaatttagttaacaTATActtcaatcaatttttttttaaactttgaactcttttgatatgatttttaatttattatcatctttTCTTTTAGATTTGGTAAGAATTTttagaaatgttatttatagCACATTCATGTACTCATGTCTGGTTTGGTTTGGattaaatttttgtaaataatttgattatttaaaaattaataatgggtgatattttgaaaagatgtaatttttttaaaaaatttaaataatattaatatataatgataaaatataaaataataatttaaaataaaaaatattttaattaataaataagtgatctaataaataaatgaaatgaatgaaataatattcgattaagttgagttatttaaataatcaccTTCACccctattttataatttttgaaattttctcTACATATATTTTCTTTGTATCATCACTATTAATCTATATCACGTCACCACTGTTCTATAAGAATCTTTAGGAAGGTTCCTAAGTGTCAATTTTTGTTGGTTAATGATAACattctatatttaaaaataaataataatatttagtctatattttattcattaaatcaCTTGTTTCATccactatatttttattaaattttaatattaaatctttttaataattaaatcaattaaaatgttaaataattattttatataaaaaaatagcatAAAAGAAGCtccaaaagataaaataaaaaatttgaactttaatataaaatttaaaaataattgaatacccttataatttatttagtgtcttcttcttcttacaTAGATGAGATTTTCAACTCCTCGTAATCATGAGTTCTTTCATCCATCATTACCATTCTTGAATTTCTCTCACACTCACACACACATGACAGTAAGAGAACAAACATGGATTGCATACtgaaaattaacattaatatataaacaaactCATTACGACCATGAAAAAAACAactactcttctctctcttaaaACATGTCTATTGTCGGCACAACTGGGAAGTTATCGTCCCCGGTGATCAAACGGTCTACTAAGTATCGATTCCGCATGTTTAACAGGTAATTACTTAATGTTTTGTTAAATctttacaatttaattaattaaacagtGAAAACAAATGTAATATTTTGGTGGGTAGATtgtaaatgtaataaaaatcatgttttttttttcagaggGAGGGGAAGATATGGTGacatgaagatgatgaagaagatggaaATGAAGAACTTGGAACTTTATATGAAGAACATGAGTGTAATGGAAGCAAacaagaagttgaagaagaaagctGAAATTCTTCATCAAGAGAATCAGGTTTTGATGTCGGAGttaatccaaaaaaaattgttcaactTTTAGTAACACCATTGATGATCTAGAGAATAAGGGAAAATGAGATTAATTATGTCAAGTTGTTAATCTTGATTAAATAGATCTCTTTTAAAATCAGATATGTAGTTTCTTTCTTGTTTTAATTTCTTGAATTCtcttaatttgttataaatataatatttatttgtttttgtttaaattggATCATTTGTTAGGGtggattaaataaaaaaatatttttttgaaaatgaaaatttcattcCAAACTAAAGGGTGCCACCAAAGTgacatcattaaataaaataaaatacaaattataacattaataattttgattatgtgttaaaaaaatcaaaattgtaattaataataatttaatacccCTATCACTCCTCCTTTgtgaaaattgtttttaattctttctaagttttttttttggtgaTATGACcatcatttataatattgttttaatgattaaaatcaatattataatattatttggtattataaaattgttcaaattatttttcagatgtaatattattttattagtttacgaatgtattctattttctttaaattatgaTAACAAGTAATATAAAATGGATTgtgcattttatttttatatcataatttgaTGTTTTAAGCAATAATCATGAATATAAGCTTTAATACATGAAATTTTGATACAAGAAACTTAATATAAGGTATATAAATTTGCTTGGTGCCTGATAAGCCTAGCTAGTCTTCAGGTTAGAcagttcatttaataaaaaagtaaaataattatttaaatttattgtatttgTAAACTTAGCCTATTGGTTCAAGATAAAATTGAtaacttttatttgattatgggttcaaatatcaaaagaaaaaaaaaaaaaatttatcaaaattttaaaggcaaaaaaaaataatctttctaGGGTGCATGTCAGCCCAAAACTCTAGAGCGGCTCTAAATGAGACTAATCGAATACTAAAAACGTTTGGAGTGGACCAGGATTGGAATGGACAAGGAAGCCTTGTTAAAGATAAACATATTGTATACAAAGTCAAAAAAAGATTAGGCCTCTACTCATTAAACTATTTGAATTTTAACGGAATCTTTTGAGGACTAAAAagcatttaaataaataaataaataacaaagcACCCCAATTTATTGACTAATATTTTTGAATCTCAAGACATTTTCTATTTGCATATTTTGAGATTTTAGGACttggatttatttaattttataggtTTTGTGTACTCTTGTGTTTTTGAGCTCATTTGTGTTTCTTTTCAATTCACGGTTCACAAGAGACAGATCTATATTAGATACGtggaattcaaattttatatatatatttttttaataaaatgagatcaaattattttataatttcctatttttttaatctaatttactaaaagaaaatatttatttagttttatctttttatgtccatcaaacaaaatttcatactcaaatttaattttgtcgTCGTATGATCGgttgaaaagtaaaataaataattataatatttgtttcttattttgttcatttctatataaatatcacataaaaatgtatattattattataatataaaaaaaatatattaaaaaatttatattaaatgttattttttgaattatatagaattgtatatattatgtctaatatataaatattatattagatttataaaaaaattattataatataataatataatattaatattatcacaatttatcatattgtgataatatttatagatagatgtattatctttatataattaCATCTCTTCAAATTCAAGATAGAGAGGACTTGAacaatttaaagttaaaaacgAGATGTTAAAATGttgataatgtattttttaagaTTCAGAAACTCTTGAGCTCCATCCAATTATAAGATGGCAGTGTATTGACTGATAAATCAACGAAGAAGTAAAATCACATGGGCATTGAATGTTGGGGTAAAACAACAATCGAATGAACTCCGAAATTACTCATAAGTCTCGAGATATATCCAACGTCGGGATGACAGTGTGTTGCATAAGAGAAAACTAGTGAAGAAGGTATAATTCTCATTAGCATAGAATGCTAGGGTGAAACAACACTTGAAAAGAAATTTATCCTAACAAAATATGGCAGTGTCTTGACTAAATAATCAGTAAAGAATCACATATGATTGAATTaagaccaataaaaatatgagtATTGATTACTAggataaaacaaaaaatgaaaacaaaactcaaataatatgattatcgaaaaaataacatcaacataattatttgaaagacaaaaataattaaaatataataataattaatagaatatTATTTAAGCCTTTCATCAATTACTAAAGTAATTATTGATTGAggcaaaaatataaaactttagcTATAATACTAGGTTAGAATATAAAAAGAGattctattaaattttattttatagagcTACATATTTTATGTctaatacataaatattaaattaaacttataaaaaaattaatataatataataatataatattgatattgtcacaatttattaatattatgataatattttaccgatatactatttttatattatttaaataattacaaaataatatttttttttatgatttgattTTACACTAACTTTATAAGATTTTAGAACTTATAAATAGTTTAGAATGATTTGATGaatgaatgatttaatttatataatgttatattattttaaaacattttatttaaggtaaaaaaaaattaatctgatATGTACACAAATAACCAGTAATCATATAAcactcaaaatatattaattaatattataattaacaaaaaaaatattaattattttactgagatcaaaaattgatttttatgttttttatttaataaataaaaatagttaaaaattattattatattaatattttttatttaattttatttaatgtggTGTTTAAACCTTAGTTTAAAAACACATCGATtcttaattatttcatatataggGTCgaatatttaaacaattattgagacgatgtaatatttcacatatctaattatcCATCACATGATATATGATCCGGATTGAGGTCTTAATGAAATATAActataatataacataatttaaatttattaaaagaatgaCCAAATCCTTGTTGGACCATttccaaataatattaaagactATATTATTCATACTTGAATTCTTTTGAATTGATTTCATCATCTAAAGTCAATGGAATGATTATGGTTTACATAGAAAGAACCCTACACTGACCGACCTTTGAAAGATGCATGAAAAATGCAAAGAAAATCAATTGGCatcatttgtttatatataagaaagaaaAGTCCAATTGCGGTGTCATTTTGTAAAGTTATTTGacgatttattattttaatttttaagttttttattttataaagttcaAGTTTGGTTCATCTTAGACTCTACTATTGATCAAATATCCATTTGATGTTATTATTTACCAAATATGGAATGCTTGTTTATTTAGGTGCTTGTAATTTTGGTAAGAGCGTCTAAATCGATTCAAACCATTTATTTGTTATACATACAAACGCAGCAAGTGAAACTGAAAAATATCTTATCCAAGGAATATAAGGTTATATACAAGGTCTATTacataactaaaataatttgattgcactaaattacttatatactattttttatttttttatcgatATACCGATttgatttttgtgtttttatttaataatttttttgtttgaatttattattatacatttttatttgacttaGTTTACTTAGTTTAAAACATCTTGAATACTAATTATTTAGTGTATAAGATTGGATATTCAAACAAATATCAAACCGACTCAATTTGATACAACATTCCTATTGTACCGACTAAACCCGAATTAATAGAATATAATCTCTGTTATATTGACTAGACCCAAACTCTTTTGTTTAGAACGCTGgatttcattttttcttcagAGTGCGACTAATATATACGAGATAAACGCATAGCACAAACACATAGtagagagaaattatatttgtttttcgcAATCAGATTGCGTGTCACATCATTTCCTTTCTCattctttttctcaaattacCTCTCTAATcctttcttaaaaaattattgtaccTCAATTAGGCAATTCATTTTGTTTAACATACAGTGAAATAAtttggaaattatttttttaaatctgagTTTAGATATAGTTAACAACACTTTTATGGGAGAAATCTTATATAGTGTGAActaagataatattaaaaataatcttctcttctagcctaacggcattaagaggtggatattaacATTAAGTTCCTAGGTTCGAGCTTATCGTGtgacaagttctgcgcctggctacggaaaaaaagaacaaaaataaatgagtaaTCATAAAGACTAAGAATTTGGTGTCTAAGTGTTGATAGGAGTGATTTGATAAGAAATGAGTGgacttacaaaataaaatttcccTCTTATAAGAGATTTCAAGTTCACTCATCTGTCAAATCATTTCTGACACCAAATTTATACTCACTATCATTATTCATAAGAAAAATTAGAACGAGAGATTTTAAGATTGCCGAAGAACTCCTCAACTGACTCCACGGGCTTCATAGAATGCCGACTTCAATTATTGAACGGCGATTGCATTATAAGGTTCACACATTCCCAAATCTCTATAGTTTCTCACATAATCCTATAATCCCCAGTTCATTAACATAACAACTACCGAAAAATCGAAATGATTCacattaactttaaaaaataaatatttacaattttttggATTGCTCTTGTGAAGAACTATATATTCTGAATGCAGCCAAGCACAATGTACCATTACCTATAACTGTCAATGCCCCTTGAAGTGTTACCAAAACCTGCAAATAAAGAAGATGAATCAAGATAGATTTGAATACAgatgataaatttataagaaatatttCAAAACCCATATTCCAAATGGGTATAAATTCACCTCAAGTGATTCATTGTTATAAAAGAAATGCCATGTACAACAACAAAGTGCTCCTCCAAGCAGAGGTACCTAATcatgaacaaaaacaaaaacaaaaagctTGAAAACTTAATCATCAATGGGTTCTAACATCAAGAAACTAAGATTTAAACACTGTTACCATCCCCCAAGAAAGCCCTTTCCATGATTCATTTCCAGATTTCTCCCCATATTCCCAAACCAATACCATTGCAGTTAtccttttaaattcaaatacatTACTGTAATCAAAAACCAGAAAGAGATAGAGAAAAGGAATTAACACACAGATCACCATTCAACCATTCAATTACGCATGAGATATGGATTGCCCATGTGGGTATGGATAAGGCGTTTGAAGGTTCATTCAATAGAAGGAAATTACTTTCAGCAGAATAAACCGGAGTAGCCATAAGTGTAGTCAGGATCAAACCAGCTCCGATAAGAGAAACATCGGTTGTTTTATTCCGGCCACGAATGGGTTCATTAGGGTTTCCTCTAGCGAATAAGAACAGGGGAGTGATTGAATTTATTGGGTTTTTGAAAATGGATCTAGATTTGGGTTTCTTACAGAGTTTATGAATAGAGAATGATGGATTCAGCTCCGGCCGCCGTGAGAGTGGCATCACTGTCGTCATCGGCAGCGGCAGCGTGGCCATCTCTGATTAGTCTTTCTGATTTGTTGTGGATATGGAAGATTGATGTTTTGGTGTTGGGCTTGTTGTAGAATTAACTAAAAGGCTGTAAATTGGCAAACTCCATGAAAGACCTGTATTTTTCTTATTGTTCTTGGGCTTGgctggaggaagaagaagaaaatgtatGACcattaggccttgtttgatgaatttaggattatttggatttggatttggatttggattttacatt is drawn from Impatiens glandulifera chromosome 3, dImpGla2.1, whole genome shotgun sequence and contains these coding sequences:
- the LOC124928630 gene encoding protein LITTLE ZIPPER 1-like: MSIVGTTGKLSSPVIKRSTKYRFRMFNRGRGRYGDMKMMKKMEMKNLELYMKNMSVMEANKKLKKKAEILHQENQVLMSELIQKKLFNF
- the LOC124932453 gene encoding uncharacterized protein LOC124932453, producing the protein MATLPLPMTTVMPLSRRPELNPSFSIHKLCKKPKSRSIFKNPINSITPLFLFARGNPNEPIRGRNKTTDVSLIGAGLILTTLMATPVYSAESNFLLLNEPSNALSIPTWAIHISCVIEWITAMVLVWEYGEKSGNESWKGLSWGMVPLLGGALCCCTWHFFYNNESLEVLVTLQGALTVIGNGTLCLAAFRIYSSSQEQSKKL